DNA from Thioclava electrotropha:
GCTTCGGCAAATAGCTTCGCGGCCGCTGCGCCTTCGCCACGGGCGTAGAATTTTTCCACAGTGGAAACCTTGTCGCAAAGGAACGCGGCGACGGTCGTGTAATCACCCGGATTTGCGGCAAGCCAGATCGTCGCCATGACATGCCGCATCAGGTGTGGTTGAAGGCCCGGAACACCGATCCGCGCGACACATTTATTCCAGACCCTGTTGTATGTGTGGCGCGACAGCAGCCCCTTCGGCCCGGGCAGGAGCAACACGTTTTCGTCGAAATCGATCCCATGTTTTTCGCACCATTTGGGGAGACCCTGATCGAGCCATTGCATGATGACACGCCACTGACGCTCAGGAATCTCACCGGCGATCGGGCTGGCGTTCTTCACACGCCGACGATCGATCTCAAGCCAGGGTCTGGCATCGCGGAGGGGTCGAAGCAACTCGGCATCGTCACCGTCTATGATGAGTTCGTGCACGTTCTTCGAGCGCACCGAACGCGCAAGTAGCAGCGCCAGCAAACTTGCCCCCATCGAGAGATGCAGCGCCGTCTCACGCTCGCGCGTCTTGAAACTTTTCCAGTCGTCGAAGACCAATTGAGCCTCCTCGGCCAGCCGGCGCGGACCTGAAACAATCGCGCGAGGCACGGCGGGATCGCGCTGCACGAGTTTCACGAATTGCTCCCGCCCTTTCGACATTTCGCGGCTTTGGTGGCTGTCGACGCGATCAAACCGCGCGTCTTCCAACTCAAACACCACGTCCTCGGACCATTCGTTGCGATCCGCGAGGACCTGAAGGCGCGCAAGCACCCCACCTGCGGATGACGTCTCCGTCGGATTGAGCAGAACCTCGGACGCCTCGGCACGCGCGATATAGGTATCGACCGCTTGCTTGACGATCTCGGTGGTGAACAGGTCGCGGATATCGTTCAGATCATAGGCATCAGACCGATCGGGATACGCGTGCCGCACCAGCCAGCTCAGCGCATTGAGATGGTTCTTGCGCGCACTGTCAGGATTTCCGACGCCACGGCGACGGCCCTTGCGCTGGCCCGCCGCAGAAAGCTGTCCCTTTCCGAGCTTGCCTTTGAACCGGTCGCCGCGCCGCGTGCGATCCCCAGTGATCGCCCGTGTGATCGCGCGGTCCCGGGAGGCAACGAAGGCGGGCGTAAAGAGCGTCCAATCGAGTGGCCCATCCCGAAGATGCGGGATCGGACCGATCGGAAGCTGCGGCAGAAGATGAGCGATCGCCGGATGCCGGTTCTGCTCACGCACGAGGCGATTGAACGCGGCTATAGCGTTGCGAAACGATGCAGCCTTGTCCGCGCGGCAGGCAATCAAGGTCTGGCGGGCAGTTTCAGTCGTCAGCTCGCTCGGGTGCAGATGACCGCCGTGCGAGCGCAGGATTGTCATCGAGACCGAGAACATGTTCGGCAGAATGCGATTGCCTTCGTCATCGAAGGTATTCTCGACGCGCGCGGCGTAGTCCACGATCTGATCCCAGGCGCCGCGCTGGTCGGAGACCTTTACGGGGGCCGTCACGCTCTCCTGCGCGCGCCGGATCGTCGACGCGATCTTCTTCACCCAAATGTTGAACACTGCTTCCTGATCGCCCGGCGTAGCGCCGCGGAATTCGTCGGCCCAGATGATCGACTTCGCGCGACGGATCCAGTCGTTTTCATTGGCGGGAATTTGCGACAGCCGCAGCCCTGTAAGACGTTCGGCCTTGTGCAACGCGGCCGCGAGGGTCTTCGCGGACGCCTCGGAATAAACCGACGGCAGGACATGCGCGACGTCTTTGAGGGTTTTCAGCCCGATAGATTGTTCGTTGCTCATCTTTTCATTTCCTCCTGTCGGTTTTCATTCGACCGCCCGACCGTTCATTGCGACAATATGAATGGAACGGGGTGCGAAGTTTGGCCCGTAAACTTCACCCCCCGTTCCATTTATCGGAGGAAATTCCCGCCTTTTTCAGTGTTTTGCGGTTCACGAAGCGCCGCGCGCGCCAGGCTTCGACTTCCGCCGGAACGAAGAGGCATGCCCGCCCGGCACGCCGACTCGGAAGGTTTTCCGCACGGGCCTCCGCCCTAATGTACGATGGACTCACGGAGCAGAGCCGCGCCGCCTCTTCCACCGTCAGGAGATCGCCCTTATACGCCGCGACCATGCCCTCCGGAGGTGGCCCGCCTTCAAATGCGAAAACAGCGTCCCAAGTGTAGCGCAGCTTCGTGCCGTCGGTGACAGGAACGAGCAGGCCGCGCTGTTCGTGTCGCCAGAGGAAGGTGTCACTTGCTGAAAAGCGCCATCGACGTCGCAGAAACGCCCGGTCGAGCAGCACTGGCGGAGAGTCGCAATCGGGATTTTCGTGTCCTGTGGGCATTCTCTATCCATTCTCTTGGGGGCAGAGAAGACAAAGGGAGAATGCGGGGAGTTTCAAAATCGCCAGCAGAATATTTTAGGGTGTCGGAACAACTTGTTGATCAAATGATCAGTATAGTAACGCCAACGAATTCGCGCGCACCCGCTATCGGAGGCGATGGGGCGCCGAAGGCTCAACCCCTGAGGGAAAATGTTGGTAGCTCCTCTCCGTCTCCAGAGGGGCTCTGTACTTGGGTAGCTGCGCCGCTCGA
Protein-coding regions in this window:
- a CDS encoding helix-turn-helix domain-containing protein; the protein is MPTGHENPDCDSPPVLLDRAFLRRRWRFSASDTFLWRHEQRGLLVPVTDGTKLRYTWDAVFAFEGGPPPEGMVAAYKGDLLTVEEAARLCSVSPSYIRAEARAENLPSRRAGRACLFVPAEVEAWRARRFVNRKTLKKAGISSDKWNGG